Proteins encoded within one genomic window of Scheffersomyces stipitis CBS 6054 chromosome 3, complete sequence:
- the PGM2 gene encoding phosphoglucomutase (Phosphoglucomutase 2 (Glucose phosphomutase 2) (PGM 1) (PGMU)~go_function intramolecular transferase activity, phosphotransferases~go_process carbohydrate metabolism), with amino-acid sequence MSDFSVQTIATTAFTDQKPGTSGLRKKVTVFQQPHYTENFIQAILDAIPEGAQGATLVVGGDGRFYNDKVINLIAKIASANGVSKLILGQDGILSTPATSHVIRIRGATGGIILTASHNPGGPKNDLGIKYNLGNGAPAPESVTNKIYDVSKELTSYKLIDLPDIDLSKTQTVQLGPLEVEIIDSTSDYVAMLKDIFDFPLIKSFLETATKEQGFKVLFDSLNGVTGPYGYKIFVEELGLPLNSIQNYHPLPDFGGLHPDPNLTYAHTLVERVDKENIAFGAASDGDGDRNMIYGAGTFVSPGDSVAIISEYADSIPYFKKQGVYGLARSMPTSGAIDLVAKAKGLNVYEVPTGWKFFCNLFDADKLSICGEESFGTGSNHIREKDGLWAVVAWLNVLADYNVKNPESKTSISVVQNSFWKKYGRTFFTRYDYENVSSEGAAELINLLSSIVDSKKPGSSLADGYVVKEAANFSYTDLDGSVSSNQGLFIKFESGLRFIVRLSGTGSSGATVRLYLEKHSADESTYGLGVDQYLVDDIKFVLDLLKFKQFLGKDEPDVRT; translated from the coding sequence ATGTCCGATTTCTCCGTCCAGACCATTGCCACCACGGCCTTCACAGACCAAAAGCCTGGAACCTCTGGTCTCAGAAAGAAAGTTACTGTGTTTCAACAGCCTCACTACACTGAAAACTTCATTCAGGCTATTCTCGATGCCATTCCGGAAGGTGCCCAAGGTGCCACTCTTGTTGTAGGAGGTGATGGCCGTTTCTACAACGACAAGgtcatcaacttgatcgCCAAAATCGCCTCGGCCAACGGAgtttccaagttgatttTGGGTCAAGACGGGATTCTTTCCACTCCAGCAACTTCGCATGTAATCAGGATCAGGGGTGCAACTGGAGGAATTATTCTCACTGCTTCACACAACCCCGGAGGCCCCAAAAACGATTTGGGTATTAAGTACAACTTGGGAAACGGTGCACCAGCTCCAGAATCGGTTACCAACAAGATCTATGATGTCTCCAAGGAATTGACTTCGTACAAGCTCATTGATTTACCCGACATTGATTTGTCCAAAACCCAGACCGTGCAATTGGGCCCTCTTGAAGTGGAAATCATTGACTCCACCTCTGATTACGTAGCCATGTTGAAGGATATCTTTGACTTCcccttgatcaagtcgttcCTCGAGACTGCCACTAAGGAGCAGGGATTCAAGGTTTTATTTGATTCGCTCAATGGTGTCACTGGCCCCTACGGCTACAAGATCTTCGTTGAAGAATTAGGATTGCCTCTTAACTCAATCCAAAATTACCACCCATTGCCTGACTTTGGTGGTTTACACCCAGATCCAAACTTGACCTATGCTCATACTTTGGTCGAGAGGGTCGATAAGGAGAATATTGCCTTTGGTGCTGCATCTGATGGTGACGGTGACAGAAACATGATCTACGGTGCTGGTACCTTTGTTTCGCCTGGTGACTCTGTAGCCATCATCTCGGAATACGCCGATTCCATCCCTTACTTCAAGAAGCAAGGTGTCTACGGTTTGGCCAGATCCATGCCTACCTCTGGAGCCATCGATTTGGTAGCAAAGGCTAAAGGATTGAATGTTTACGAAGTGCCAACCGGTTGGAAGTTCTTCTGCAACCTTTTCGACGCTGACAAGTTGAGTATCTGTGGTGAAGAGTCGTTTGGAACAGGCTCCAACCACATCAGAGAAAAGGACGGCCTTTGGGCTGTAGTTGCCTGGTTGAACGTGCTAGCAGATTACAACGTCAAGAATCCAGAATCCAAGACATCTATTTCTGTAGTGCAGAACTcgttttggaagaaatacGGAAGAACTTTCTTCACTAGATATGACTACGAAAACGTATCGTCTGAAGGTGCTGCCGAGctcatcaacttgttgtcttcTATTGTTGACTCTAAGAAACCAGGAAGTAGCTTAGCTGATGGCTACGTCGTCAAGGAAGCTGCTAACTTCTCGTACACCGATTTGGACGGCTCTGTTTCGTCCAACCAAGGtttgttcatcaagtttgaaagCGGCTTGAGATTCATAGTAAGATTGTCTGGTACTGGATCATCCGGTGCTACAGTCAGATTATATCTCGAAAAGCACTCTGCCGACGAATCCACCTATGGCTTAGGCGTAGACCAGTACTTAGTTGATGACATCAAGTTTGtcttggacttgttgaagttcaagcAGTTCTTGGGAAAGGATGAACCAGATGTTCGTACCTAG
- the GZF3 gene encoding zinc finger Dal80-like transcriptional repressor (go_component nucleus~go_function transcription factor activity~go_process regulation of transcription, DNA-dependent): PICRNCKTQTTPLWRRDETGQVLCNACGLFLKLHGRPRPISLKTDTIKSRNRIKQQNGNATGPGSNKSSSPN; encoded by the coding sequence CCTATCTGTCGAAACTGTAAGACCCAAACAACACCACTCTGGAGAAGAGACGAAACAGGCCAGGTCTTGTGTAACGCCTGTGggttgttcttgaagttgcacGGTCGTCCCAGACCGATCTCGTTGAAGACTGACACTATCAAGTCgagaaacagaatcaaGCAACAGAACGGAAATGCCACTGGCCCTGGTTCCAATAAGTCTTCCAGTCCCAAC